The following are encoded together in the Drosophila takahashii strain IR98-3 E-12201 chromosome X, DtakHiC1v2, whole genome shotgun sequence genome:
- the mh gene encoding DNA-dependent metalloprotease SPRTN isoform X3, producing the protein MAEGDDYLFALMLHAQLNEEEEPRNSPPSGENTNKESDHQLALKIQALLNASDDEEAAAQQAAPGDLDSSFQFVYPSNKSQNHSKSSTMSNNKKTTSKNRGGAGKEPPYALQSTYDDYLNQTQNLVHPQWELVDPTPDIFAMFLRFDDKFFQKRLGAVALEWSKKMYSCAGICYQRGNRYVKEVTIRLSEPLLKLRPRKDLVETLLHEMIHAYCFVLNIREGNGGHGPMFKRIMETINKVAGTNITVYHSFHDEVNAYKTHIWRCTGICQNRTPFQGYVKRTSNRAPGPNDQWWAKHQRECGGTFMKLGEPAKPPKPAKKEKKLPAEASSMRNWLDRPPAAKKPDNLEGKGPPAKKPATGEALLDNMEGRGPPAWFMERIKGSSKSRGANIMSFGDLSKSGEAGRGSSSSSQMSGAGYSVGGASEVIDITGDESPDPSQLRKIRLERFEGGKSTNQKRRRGSEDEGITTWESYDEDVMVRDVPTPMINLLNSDDSDEEQEKPKIRARNTMSSQERTQSIKREVMEDEAIYSEDEILMIDDEYDENDDSLTAATELADQSILDDLFGQDTLLEEFQLENSVQPSGSRGYSSNVDNDIVSCPICFEKMKRTELGNHFEGCTITVRVEPPSFNKKKPEESKASRKSSSSSKQTLRNCGYTENEIAKLNLSSSSSEDELTPRQRRQRNLFKQTVGCPKCGQELMGHQLEAHRSICKKRR; encoded by the exons ATGGCCGAAGGCGACGACTACCTGTTTGCCCTGATGCTGCACGCCCAGCtgaacgaggaggaggagcccaGAAACTCTCCACCAAGTGGGGAGAACACTAACAAA GAATCGGACCACCAGCTGGCCCTCAAGATACAGGCGCTGCTCAACGCAtccgacgacgaggaggcaGCGGCGCAGCAGGCGGCGCCTGGCGATTTAGACAGCAGCTTTCAGTTTGTCTATCCCTCGAACAAAAGTCAAAATCATTCCAAATCG AGCACAATGAGCAACAATAAGAAAACTACGAGCAAAAATCGCGGTGGAGCGGGCAAGGAGCCACCATACGCTTTGCAGTCCACCTACGATGATTATCTCAATCAGACGCAGAATCTGGTGCATCCGCAGTGGGAGCTGGTCGATCCCACGCCCGATATCTTTGCCATGTTCCTGCGCTTCGACGATAAGTTCTTCCAGAAGCGTCTGGGCGCCGTGGCCCTCGAATGGAGCAAGAAGATGTACTCCTGCGCGGGAATTTGCTACCAGCGGGGCAATCGTTATGTCAAGGAGGTGACCATTCGGCTGAGCGAGCCGCTGCTTAAGTTGCGTCCGCGCAAGGATCTCGTGGAGACGCTGCTG CACGAGATGATCCACGCCTATTGCTTTGTGCTCAACATTCGCGAGGGCAACGGCGGCCATGGTCCCATGTTCAAGCGCATCATGGAGACGATCAACAAGGTGGCTGGGACCAATATCACCGTCTATCACTCCTTCCACGACGAGGTGAACGCTTATAAGACGCACATTTGGCGCTGCACGGGCATCTGTCAGAATCGCACGCCCTTTCAGGGCTATGTAAAGCGCACGAGCAACCGGGCACCTGGTCCAAATGACCAGTGGTGGGCGAAGCATCAGCGGGAGTGCGGCGGCACCTTCATGAAGCTGGGGGAGCCTGCAAAACCACCCAAACCCGccaagaaggagaagaagctGCCCGCTGAGGCTTCCTCCATGCGCAATTGGCTGGATAGGCCACCGGCAGCCAAGAAGCCGGACAATCTGGAGGGCAAAGGGCCGCCAGCTAAGAAGCCAGCGACTGGCGAGGCTTTGCTGGACAATATGGAGGGCAGAGGGCCACCAGCCTGGTTTATGGAACGCATTAAGGGCTCCTCCAAGTCGCGTGGTGCCAACATCATGAGCTTCGGCGATCTCAGCAAGAGTGGCGAAGCAGGCAGaggatcctcctcctcctcccagaTGAGCGGAGCAGGCTACAGCGTGGGTGGCGCCAGCGAGGTGATCGATATAACCGGCGATGAGAGTCCCGATCCCTCGCAACTACGCAAGATTCGCCTGGAGCGCTTCGAAGGAGGTAAATCCACCAACCAAAAGCGACGTCGCGGCTCCGAGGATGAGGGAATAACCACCTGGGAGTCGTACGACGAGGATGTGATGGTCAGGGACGTGCCCACGCCCATGATTAACCTGCTGAATAGCGATGATAGCGATGAGGAGCAGGAGAAGCCAAAGATCAGGGCCAGAAACACCATGAGCAGCCAGGAGCGCACGCAGAGCATCAAGCGCGAGGTGATGGAGGACGAGGCCATTTACTCCGAGGACGAGATCCTCATGATCGACGACGAGTACGATGAAAATGACGATAGCCTCACGGCGGCCACCGAGCTGGCCGATCAGTCGATTTTAGATGATCTCTTTGGCCAGGACACGCTGCTCGAGGAGTTCCAGCTGGAGAACTCCGTGCAGCCGAGCGGATCGCGCGGATACTCGAGCAATGTGGACAACGACATTGTCTCCTGTCCCATTTGCTTCGAGAAGATGAAGCGCACCGAGTTGGGCAATCATTTCGAGGGCTGCACCATCACCGTGCGTGTGGAGCCGCCGTCGTTTAATAAGAAGAAGCCAGAGGAGTCTAAAGCCTCCAGGaagagctcctcctcctccaagcAAACCCTGCGCAACTGCGGCTACACCGAAAATGAGATAGCCAAACTGAATTTGAGCTCCTCCTCCAGCGAGGATGAGCTAACGCCACGCCAGCGCCGCCAGCGCAATCTCTTCAAGCAGACCGTCGGCTGCCCCAAGTGCGGCCAGGAGCTGATGGGCCACCAGCTGGAGGCGCACCGCTCCATTTGCAAGAAGAGGCGTTAG
- the mh gene encoding DNA-dependent metalloprotease SPRTN isoform X2, protein MAEGDDYLFALMLHAQLNEEEEPRNSPPSGENTNKESDHQLALKIQALLNASDDEEAAAQQAAPGDLDSSFQFVYPSNKSQNHSKSQSTMSNNKKTTSKNRGGAGKEPPYALQSTYDDYLNQTQNLVHPQWELVDPTPDIFAMFLRFDDKFFQKRLGAVALEWSKKMYSCAGICYQRGNRYVKEVTIRLSEPLLKLRPRKDLVETLLHEMIHAYCFVLNIREGNGGHGPMFKRIMETINKVAGTNITVYHSFHDEVNAYKTHIWRCTGICQNRTPFQGYVKRTSNRAPGPNDQWWAKHQRECGGTFMKLGEPAKPPKPAKKEKKLPAEASSMRNWLDRPPAAKKPDNLEGKGPPAKKPATGEALLDNMEGRGPPAWFMERIKGSSKSRGANIMSFGDLSKSGEAGRGSSSSSQMSGAGYSVGGASEVIDITGDESPDPSQLRKIRLERFEGGKSTNQKRRRGSEDEGITTWESYDEDVMVRDVPTPMINLLNSDDSDEEQEKPKIRARNTMSSQERTQSIKREVMEDEAIYSEDEILMIDDEYDENDDSLTAATELADQSILDDLFGQDTLLEEFQLENSVQPSGSRGYSSNVDNDIVSCPICFEKMKRTELGNHFEGCTITVRVEPPSFNKKKPEESKASRKSSSSSKQTLRNCGYTENEIAKLNLSSSSSEDELTPRQRRQRNLFKQTVGCPKCGQELMGHQLEAHRSICKKRR, encoded by the exons ATGGCCGAAGGCGACGACTACCTGTTTGCCCTGATGCTGCACGCCCAGCtgaacgaggaggaggagcccaGAAACTCTCCACCAAGTGGGGAGAACACTAACAAA GAATCGGACCACCAGCTGGCCCTCAAGATACAGGCGCTGCTCAACGCAtccgacgacgaggaggcaGCGGCGCAGCAGGCGGCGCCTGGCGATTTAGACAGCAGCTTTCAGTTTGTCTATCCCTCGAACAAAAGTCAAAATCATTCCAAATCG CAGAGCACAATGAGCAACAATAAGAAAACTACGAGCAAAAATCGCGGTGGAGCGGGCAAGGAGCCACCATACGCTTTGCAGTCCACCTACGATGATTATCTCAATCAGACGCAGAATCTGGTGCATCCGCAGTGGGAGCTGGTCGATCCCACGCCCGATATCTTTGCCATGTTCCTGCGCTTCGACGATAAGTTCTTCCAGAAGCGTCTGGGCGCCGTGGCCCTCGAATGGAGCAAGAAGATGTACTCCTGCGCGGGAATTTGCTACCAGCGGGGCAATCGTTATGTCAAGGAGGTGACCATTCGGCTGAGCGAGCCGCTGCTTAAGTTGCGTCCGCGCAAGGATCTCGTGGAGACGCTGCTG CACGAGATGATCCACGCCTATTGCTTTGTGCTCAACATTCGCGAGGGCAACGGCGGCCATGGTCCCATGTTCAAGCGCATCATGGAGACGATCAACAAGGTGGCTGGGACCAATATCACCGTCTATCACTCCTTCCACGACGAGGTGAACGCTTATAAGACGCACATTTGGCGCTGCACGGGCATCTGTCAGAATCGCACGCCCTTTCAGGGCTATGTAAAGCGCACGAGCAACCGGGCACCTGGTCCAAATGACCAGTGGTGGGCGAAGCATCAGCGGGAGTGCGGCGGCACCTTCATGAAGCTGGGGGAGCCTGCAAAACCACCCAAACCCGccaagaaggagaagaagctGCCCGCTGAGGCTTCCTCCATGCGCAATTGGCTGGATAGGCCACCGGCAGCCAAGAAGCCGGACAATCTGGAGGGCAAAGGGCCGCCAGCTAAGAAGCCAGCGACTGGCGAGGCTTTGCTGGACAATATGGAGGGCAGAGGGCCACCAGCCTGGTTTATGGAACGCATTAAGGGCTCCTCCAAGTCGCGTGGTGCCAACATCATGAGCTTCGGCGATCTCAGCAAGAGTGGCGAAGCAGGCAGaggatcctcctcctcctcccagaTGAGCGGAGCAGGCTACAGCGTGGGTGGCGCCAGCGAGGTGATCGATATAACCGGCGATGAGAGTCCCGATCCCTCGCAACTACGCAAGATTCGCCTGGAGCGCTTCGAAGGAGGTAAATCCACCAACCAAAAGCGACGTCGCGGCTCCGAGGATGAGGGAATAACCACCTGGGAGTCGTACGACGAGGATGTGATGGTCAGGGACGTGCCCACGCCCATGATTAACCTGCTGAATAGCGATGATAGCGATGAGGAGCAGGAGAAGCCAAAGATCAGGGCCAGAAACACCATGAGCAGCCAGGAGCGCACGCAGAGCATCAAGCGCGAGGTGATGGAGGACGAGGCCATTTACTCCGAGGACGAGATCCTCATGATCGACGACGAGTACGATGAAAATGACGATAGCCTCACGGCGGCCACCGAGCTGGCCGATCAGTCGATTTTAGATGATCTCTTTGGCCAGGACACGCTGCTCGAGGAGTTCCAGCTGGAGAACTCCGTGCAGCCGAGCGGATCGCGCGGATACTCGAGCAATGTGGACAACGACATTGTCTCCTGTCCCATTTGCTTCGAGAAGATGAAGCGCACCGAGTTGGGCAATCATTTCGAGGGCTGCACCATCACCGTGCGTGTGGAGCCGCCGTCGTTTAATAAGAAGAAGCCAGAGGAGTCTAAAGCCTCCAGGaagagctcctcctcctccaagcAAACCCTGCGCAACTGCGGCTACACCGAAAATGAGATAGCCAAACTGAATTTGAGCTCCTCCTCCAGCGAGGATGAGCTAACGCCACGCCAGCGCCGCCAGCGCAATCTCTTCAAGCAGACCGTCGGCTGCCCCAAGTGCGGCCAGGAGCTGATGGGCCACCAGCTGGAGGCGCACCGCTCCATTTGCAAGAAGAGGCGTTAG
- the mh gene encoding DNA-dependent metalloprotease SPRTN isoform X1, which translates to MAEGDDYLFALMLHAQLNEEEEPRNSPPSGENTNKESDHQLALKIQALLNASDDEEAAAQQAAPGDLDSSFQFVYPSNKSQNHSKSKQSTMSNNKKTTSKNRGGAGKEPPYALQSTYDDYLNQTQNLVHPQWELVDPTPDIFAMFLRFDDKFFQKRLGAVALEWSKKMYSCAGICYQRGNRYVKEVTIRLSEPLLKLRPRKDLVETLLHEMIHAYCFVLNIREGNGGHGPMFKRIMETINKVAGTNITVYHSFHDEVNAYKTHIWRCTGICQNRTPFQGYVKRTSNRAPGPNDQWWAKHQRECGGTFMKLGEPAKPPKPAKKEKKLPAEASSMRNWLDRPPAAKKPDNLEGKGPPAKKPATGEALLDNMEGRGPPAWFMERIKGSSKSRGANIMSFGDLSKSGEAGRGSSSSSQMSGAGYSVGGASEVIDITGDESPDPSQLRKIRLERFEGGKSTNQKRRRGSEDEGITTWESYDEDVMVRDVPTPMINLLNSDDSDEEQEKPKIRARNTMSSQERTQSIKREVMEDEAIYSEDEILMIDDEYDENDDSLTAATELADQSILDDLFGQDTLLEEFQLENSVQPSGSRGYSSNVDNDIVSCPICFEKMKRTELGNHFEGCTITVRVEPPSFNKKKPEESKASRKSSSSSKQTLRNCGYTENEIAKLNLSSSSSEDELTPRQRRQRNLFKQTVGCPKCGQELMGHQLEAHRSICKKRR; encoded by the exons ATGGCCGAAGGCGACGACTACCTGTTTGCCCTGATGCTGCACGCCCAGCtgaacgaggaggaggagcccaGAAACTCTCCACCAAGTGGGGAGAACACTAACAAA GAATCGGACCACCAGCTGGCCCTCAAGATACAGGCGCTGCTCAACGCAtccgacgacgaggaggcaGCGGCGCAGCAGGCGGCGCCTGGCGATTTAGACAGCAGCTTTCAGTTTGTCTATCCCTCGAACAAAAGTCAAAATCATTCCAAATCG AAGCAGAGCACAATGAGCAACAATAAGAAAACTACGAGCAAAAATCGCGGTGGAGCGGGCAAGGAGCCACCATACGCTTTGCAGTCCACCTACGATGATTATCTCAATCAGACGCAGAATCTGGTGCATCCGCAGTGGGAGCTGGTCGATCCCACGCCCGATATCTTTGCCATGTTCCTGCGCTTCGACGATAAGTTCTTCCAGAAGCGTCTGGGCGCCGTGGCCCTCGAATGGAGCAAGAAGATGTACTCCTGCGCGGGAATTTGCTACCAGCGGGGCAATCGTTATGTCAAGGAGGTGACCATTCGGCTGAGCGAGCCGCTGCTTAAGTTGCGTCCGCGCAAGGATCTCGTGGAGACGCTGCTG CACGAGATGATCCACGCCTATTGCTTTGTGCTCAACATTCGCGAGGGCAACGGCGGCCATGGTCCCATGTTCAAGCGCATCATGGAGACGATCAACAAGGTGGCTGGGACCAATATCACCGTCTATCACTCCTTCCACGACGAGGTGAACGCTTATAAGACGCACATTTGGCGCTGCACGGGCATCTGTCAGAATCGCACGCCCTTTCAGGGCTATGTAAAGCGCACGAGCAACCGGGCACCTGGTCCAAATGACCAGTGGTGGGCGAAGCATCAGCGGGAGTGCGGCGGCACCTTCATGAAGCTGGGGGAGCCTGCAAAACCACCCAAACCCGccaagaaggagaagaagctGCCCGCTGAGGCTTCCTCCATGCGCAATTGGCTGGATAGGCCACCGGCAGCCAAGAAGCCGGACAATCTGGAGGGCAAAGGGCCGCCAGCTAAGAAGCCAGCGACTGGCGAGGCTTTGCTGGACAATATGGAGGGCAGAGGGCCACCAGCCTGGTTTATGGAACGCATTAAGGGCTCCTCCAAGTCGCGTGGTGCCAACATCATGAGCTTCGGCGATCTCAGCAAGAGTGGCGAAGCAGGCAGaggatcctcctcctcctcccagaTGAGCGGAGCAGGCTACAGCGTGGGTGGCGCCAGCGAGGTGATCGATATAACCGGCGATGAGAGTCCCGATCCCTCGCAACTACGCAAGATTCGCCTGGAGCGCTTCGAAGGAGGTAAATCCACCAACCAAAAGCGACGTCGCGGCTCCGAGGATGAGGGAATAACCACCTGGGAGTCGTACGACGAGGATGTGATGGTCAGGGACGTGCCCACGCCCATGATTAACCTGCTGAATAGCGATGATAGCGATGAGGAGCAGGAGAAGCCAAAGATCAGGGCCAGAAACACCATGAGCAGCCAGGAGCGCACGCAGAGCATCAAGCGCGAGGTGATGGAGGACGAGGCCATTTACTCCGAGGACGAGATCCTCATGATCGACGACGAGTACGATGAAAATGACGATAGCCTCACGGCGGCCACCGAGCTGGCCGATCAGTCGATTTTAGATGATCTCTTTGGCCAGGACACGCTGCTCGAGGAGTTCCAGCTGGAGAACTCCGTGCAGCCGAGCGGATCGCGCGGATACTCGAGCAATGTGGACAACGACATTGTCTCCTGTCCCATTTGCTTCGAGAAGATGAAGCGCACCGAGTTGGGCAATCATTTCGAGGGCTGCACCATCACCGTGCGTGTGGAGCCGCCGTCGTTTAATAAGAAGAAGCCAGAGGAGTCTAAAGCCTCCAGGaagagctcctcctcctccaagcAAACCCTGCGCAACTGCGGCTACACCGAAAATGAGATAGCCAAACTGAATTTGAGCTCCTCCTCCAGCGAGGATGAGCTAACGCCACGCCAGCGCCGCCAGCGCAATCTCTTCAAGCAGACCGTCGGCTGCCCCAAGTGCGGCCAGGAGCTGATGGGCCACCAGCTGGAGGCGCACCGCTCCATTTGCAAGAAGAGGCGTTAG